Proteins encoded together in one Synechococcus sp. A15-62 window:
- the era gene encoding GTPase Era, with product MHATPLPEDYRSGFIALIGRPNVGKSTLVNQLVGEKVAITSPVAQTTRNRLRAILTTKVAQMVLVDTPGIHKPHHLLGERLVKSARSAIGEVDLVVLLLEGCERPGRGDAFIVNLLQQQSLPVLVALNKWDKLAEERRAEAEEAYAALLQETNWPVHRCSALSGDGCADLTAAMAAQLPLGPQLYPPEMVSDQPERVLLGELIREQVLLHTREEVPHSVAVTIDRVEELPAKGKGAGRTAVLATVLVERKSQKGILIGKGGAMLKTIGQGARLQMQVLIDGPVYLELFVKVVPDWRSKPARLAELGYTGDQ from the coding sequence ATGCATGCAACTCCCCTGCCAGAGGATTACCGCTCTGGCTTCATAGCACTGATCGGTCGCCCGAACGTGGGCAAATCCACGCTGGTGAATCAGCTGGTGGGGGAGAAGGTGGCGATCACATCGCCCGTGGCCCAGACCACCCGCAACCGACTGCGGGCCATCCTCACCACTAAGGTGGCCCAGATGGTGCTGGTGGACACGCCTGGCATCCACAAGCCCCACCACTTGCTGGGGGAACGGCTGGTGAAGAGTGCCCGCAGCGCCATCGGTGAAGTGGATCTGGTGGTGTTGCTGTTGGAGGGGTGCGAGCGCCCGGGGCGCGGTGATGCCTTCATCGTGAATTTGCTGCAGCAGCAGTCCCTGCCGGTGCTGGTGGCCTTGAACAAGTGGGACAAGCTGGCGGAGGAGCGCCGCGCTGAAGCGGAAGAGGCCTATGCCGCTCTGCTGCAGGAGACGAATTGGCCGGTGCACCGCTGCAGCGCCCTGTCAGGCGATGGCTGCGCAGATCTCACAGCAGCGATGGCGGCTCAGTTGCCCTTGGGGCCACAGCTGTATCCGCCCGAGATGGTGAGTGATCAACCGGAGCGGGTGCTGCTGGGGGAACTCATTCGCGAGCAGGTGCTTCTGCACACGCGGGAGGAAGTGCCCCACAGCGTTGCCGTCACCATTGATCGCGTTGAGGAGTTGCCGGCCAAGGGCAAGGGTGCGGGTCGGACGGCTGTCTTGGCCACGGTTCTGGTGGAACGGAAAAGTCAGAAGGGAATCCTGATCGGCAAAGGCGGGGCGATGCTCAAGACGATCGGCCAGGGGGCGCGGCTGCAGATGCAGGTGCTGATTGATGGTCCGGTGTATCTGGAGCTGTTCGTGAAGGTGGTGCCTGATTGGCGCAGTAAACCGGCCCGCTTGGCGGAGCTGGGTTACACGGGAGATCAATAA
- a CDS encoding phytanoyl-CoA dioxygenase family protein, with protein MLSLLTRTKSFRDPWVGHPDLNRRWQLHRRRVQLAETLCLWRRLLRPAQLASLERDGFVVLENFLAQPEFEALRDEVETVVARASRLHPAPDNSRPGFRPKQPFPGGFDRFDGGTLNRFLHIDPEQMPRAAAFSHDQRLSAGSRQVIGLPMNPRKLDIYLTLHGEEARTPDLQKVLHRDTFFRALKFWFFLRPVQPQDGPFEYVPGSHRLDSSRLRWEQTTAIAAAEKRRQPDVSGSFRIREESLAELGLPRPVALTCPANTLVLADVFGFHRRGAAAHGQQRLALYGWNRPYPFLPISW; from the coding sequence ATGCTTTCGCTGCTGACGCGCACCAAGAGCTTTCGGGACCCCTGGGTCGGTCACCCGGATCTGAACCGACGCTGGCAGCTGCATCGACGCCGGGTTCAGCTGGCCGAGACGCTTTGTCTTTGGAGGCGGCTGCTGCGACCAGCTCAGCTGGCCAGCCTGGAGCGGGATGGCTTTGTGGTGCTGGAGAACTTTCTGGCGCAGCCGGAGTTTGAGGCCTTGCGCGATGAGGTGGAGACCGTGGTGGCTCGCGCCTCACGCTTGCATCCGGCACCGGACAACAGCCGGCCTGGTTTTCGCCCCAAACAACCCTTCCCCGGGGGGTTTGACCGTTTCGATGGAGGAACCCTCAACCGCTTTCTGCACATCGACCCCGAGCAGATGCCTCGGGCCGCTGCCTTCTCCCATGACCAGCGGCTCAGTGCGGGATCGCGCCAGGTCATCGGCTTGCCGATGAATCCGCGCAAGCTGGACATCTACCTCACGCTGCACGGCGAGGAGGCCCGCACGCCGGATCTGCAGAAGGTGCTGCATCGGGATACGTTCTTCCGAGCTCTGAAGTTCTGGTTCTTTCTTCGGCCGGTGCAACCCCAGGACGGCCCCTTCGAATACGTGCCGGGCAGCCATCGTCTCGATTCGTCCCGCCTGCGTTGGGAGCAGACCACAGCCATTGCAGCTGCCGAAAAACGGCGGCAGCCGGATGTGTCTGGATCGTTCCGCATTCGCGAAGAGTCCTTGGCCGAACTGGGTCTGCCAAGGCCTGTTGCCCTCACCTGCCCTGCCAACACCCTGGTGCTGGCGGATGTGTTCGGCTTTCACCGGCGCGGAGCCGCCGCCCATGGTCAGCAGCGGCTTGCGCTCTACGGCTGGAACCGCCCTTATCCCTTCCTCCCCATCAGTTGGTGA
- a CDS encoding phycobiliprotein lyase — MSEQAFPPEDPGSFLSLCDGEWMSLRSCFELAAGGDDEWHSSERGELTVRCVSEQGALGQLQVQAPGGTSSTLTFAADGRLILDGDSPGNWRFWPDGSMELNLSRADGVQVQERIWFTRANLRLRSTTAVDAQGTPVQGSFCTDIRRVSKPAA, encoded by the coding sequence ATGAGTGAACAAGCCTTTCCCCCGGAAGACCCTGGCTCCTTTCTGAGCCTTTGCGACGGGGAGTGGATGAGCCTTCGCAGTTGCTTTGAGCTGGCTGCTGGTGGTGATGACGAGTGGCACAGCAGCGAACGGGGTGAACTCACCGTCCGCTGCGTGAGCGAGCAAGGGGCGCTCGGCCAACTGCAGGTGCAGGCCCCTGGTGGAACCAGCAGCACCCTCACCTTCGCTGCTGATGGACGGCTGATTCTTGATGGTGATTCGCCAGGCAACTGGAGGTTCTGGCCTGACGGCAGCATGGAGCTGAACCTCAGCCGGGCTGACGGCGTGCAGGTTCAGGAGCGGATCTGGTTCACGCGGGCCAACCTGCGCCTGCGCAGCACCACGGCAGTGGATGCCCAGGGCACACCGGTGCAGGGCAGTTTCTGCACGGACATCCGCAGGGTGTCCAAACCCGCGGCCTGA
- the trmD gene encoding tRNA (guanosine(37)-N1)-methyltransferase TrmD, translating to MAPYRLDVVSLAPQAFAPLLELGVIGRAFNAGIAELHLHNPRDFATDRHRKVDDEPYGGGAGMVLKPEPVFAAMEAIPRSPRSRVLLMSPQGRPLLQADLQRWSTDHDQLVFLCGHYEGFDDRIRGLADEEVSMGDFVLTGGELPAMTVINGVVRLLPGTVGTADSLVEESHSALLLEHPHYTRPADFRGMSVPDVLRSGDHGAIARWRQEQREQRTRERRPDLFARWQTATMNNPSDPGMELRIGNGYDIHRLVPGRALILGGVTLDHPDGLGLDGHSDADVLVHAVMDALLGALALGDIGKHFPPTDPQWKGADSLKLLDQVVKLVKERGWSVVNIDAVVIAERPKLKPHIAEMSSRMASAIGIAPDAVGVKATTNEGLGPEGREEGISCQAVALLQRS from the coding sequence ATGGCGCCCTATCGCCTTGATGTGGTGAGCCTGGCGCCGCAGGCGTTTGCTCCTCTGCTGGAGCTGGGGGTGATCGGTCGTGCCTTCAACGCGGGCATTGCCGAGTTGCACCTGCACAACCCCAGGGACTTCGCCACGGATCGCCATCGCAAGGTGGACGACGAGCCCTATGGGGGCGGCGCCGGCATGGTGCTTAAGCCTGAGCCGGTGTTCGCCGCGATGGAGGCGATCCCCCGCAGTCCCCGCAGCCGGGTGCTGTTGATGTCACCGCAGGGGCGTCCCCTCCTGCAGGCAGATCTGCAGCGTTGGTCCACCGACCACGATCAACTGGTCTTCCTCTGCGGTCACTACGAGGGCTTCGACGACCGGATTCGCGGCCTGGCCGATGAGGAGGTGTCAATGGGTGATTTCGTCCTCACCGGTGGTGAGCTGCCGGCGATGACGGTGATCAACGGTGTTGTGCGCCTGCTGCCCGGCACGGTGGGGACCGCCGATTCCCTGGTGGAGGAAAGTCACAGTGCACTCCTCCTGGAACACCCGCATTACACCCGCCCCGCCGACTTCCGCGGCATGTCCGTTCCGGATGTGCTGCGCAGTGGCGACCACGGTGCCATCGCCCGGTGGCGCCAGGAGCAGCGGGAGCAGCGCACCCGCGAGCGGCGGCCCGATTTGTTTGCCCGCTGGCAGACCGCGACAATGAACAACCCTTCAGATCCCGGCATGGAGCTGCGCATCGGCAACGGATACGACATCCATCGGCTGGTGCCCGGTCGGGCCTTGATCCTGGGGGGTGTGACCCTCGACCATCCCGATGGTCTTGGTCTGGATGGCCACAGTGATGCCGATGTGTTGGTGCATGCCGTGATGGATGCGCTGCTCGGGGCCCTTGCCCTCGGCGACATCGGCAAGCACTTCCCCCCCACCGATCCCCAATGGAAAGGGGCCGACAGCTTGAAGCTGCTGGATCAGGTGGTGAAGCTGGTGAAGGAGCGCGGCTGGTCGGTAGTGAACATCGATGCGGTGGTGATTGCTGAGCGCCCCAAACTCAAGCCGCACATTGCTGAGATGAGCAGCCGGATGGCGTCTGCGATCGGCATCGCCCCCGATGCCGTGGGTGTGAAGGCCACCACCAATGAAGGCTTGGGTCCGGAGGGACGGGAAGAAGGCATCAGTTGCCAGGCTGTGGCTCTTCTGCAGCGGAGCTGA
- a CDS encoding TIGR03792 family protein: MLGGLSETEVRAESDPTRGDVVAVVEHLRLQVPRESRDQWMAAERGSWEPWLNQQPGFLGRDLFWDPATEEGTLLIRWSSRKAWKSIPMAEVETVQERFETLAREATGQRQGNPFPLVFEGELLPQ, from the coding sequence TTGTTGGGCGGGCTTTCGGAGACAGAGGTGCGGGCAGAGTCCGACCCGACACGTGGTGACGTGGTGGCTGTGGTTGAGCACCTGCGGCTGCAGGTACCCCGGGAGAGCCGTGATCAATGGATGGCGGCGGAACGCGGCAGCTGGGAGCCTTGGCTGAACCAACAGCCTGGTTTTCTGGGTCGTGATCTGTTCTGGGATCCGGCCACCGAAGAGGGAACGCTGCTGATTCGTTGGAGCAGTCGTAAGGCTTGGAAATCCATCCCCATGGCCGAGGTGGAGACGGTTCAGGAGCGCTTCGAGACGCTAGCCCGTGAGGCAACGGGGCAACGCCAGGGCAACCCGTTCCCGCTGGTGTTTGAAGGGGAACTGTTGCCGCAGTGA
- the larB gene encoding nickel pincer cofactor biosynthesis protein LarB → MTTPDARLDLQRRQRLGMVEAVWGEHKTADQIVAILESFAAAGELGLVTRVAPEKASRVCEALPAVELHADARCLTLGALPPAPAPPAAVAVLSGGSSDRTVVAEISLALRCHGIGVDPVMDVGVAGLRRLLDQLPRLATARILIACAGMEGALPTVLAGLVPQPVIGVPVSVGYGISAGGRTALEGMLASCAPGLTVVNIDNGYGAAMAALRMLRGCAPDASS, encoded by the coding sequence GTGACCACGCCGGACGCTCGCCTCGATCTGCAGCGCCGCCAGCGCTTGGGCATGGTCGAGGCCGTGTGGGGAGAACACAAGACAGCCGATCAGATCGTCGCCATCCTTGAGAGCTTTGCCGCAGCAGGAGAACTGGGTCTGGTGACCCGGGTGGCTCCCGAAAAGGCGTCACGGGTGTGTGAGGCGTTGCCGGCGGTGGAGCTGCATGCCGATGCTCGCTGCCTCACCCTGGGTGCACTGCCTCCTGCGCCTGCGCCACCGGCTGCGGTGGCGGTGCTCAGCGGAGGCAGCAGTGATCGCACGGTGGTGGCGGAGATCAGCTTGGCACTGCGTTGCCATGGCATCGGCGTGGATCCTGTGATGGATGTGGGGGTGGCTGGATTGCGCCGCTTGCTGGATCAACTGCCCCGTCTCGCTACGGCGCGGATCCTGATCGCCTGCGCGGGAATGGAGGGTGCGTTGCCGACGGTGCTGGCTGGGCTGGTGCCGCAACCCGTGATCGGCGTCCCGGTTTCCGTTGGCTATGGAATCAGCGCAGGGGGACGAACCGCTTTGGAAGGAATGCTTGCCAGCTGTGCCCCAGGGCTGACAGTGGTGAATATCGACAACGGCTACGGCGCAGCCATGGCTGCATTGCGGATGCTCAGGGGCTGTGCCCCGGATGCTTCAAGCTGA
- a CDS encoding DUF1517 domain-containing protein: MGAAVATPRLLTRSRRLLASLLLPLVIVGLCLFQAQPADAARGGRMGGGSFRAPSMPRSGGSYGGGSYGGGYRGGGYRGGGLGFPFLIPIFGFGGGGLFGLLILMAVAGVLVNALRGVGNAPSIGGAAAAPAMPRNVNMIQVQVGLLASAKSLQDDLRSLAASSDTSSSAGLQRLLQETTLALLRQPDLWVYANAESGSVPFSSAESTFNRLSMNERSKLDAELTSNVGGQRTTDSSNSTGDADATNEFIVVTLLVASTASAKLSGSDTGEDLRQTLRILGSTASSELMALEVIWQPEGRGDVLSANDLVTAYPNLQHL; this comes from the coding sequence GTGGGCGCTGCTGTGGCCACTCCCCGACTGTTGACGCGATCCCGACGACTGCTCGCATCACTGCTGTTGCCGCTGGTGATTGTGGGGCTCTGCCTGTTTCAGGCACAGCCGGCTGATGCCGCCCGCGGTGGGCGAATGGGAGGCGGCAGCTTCCGCGCTCCCTCGATGCCCCGATCAGGTGGCAGCTACGGGGGTGGCAGCTACGGCGGCGGTTACCGCGGGGGTGGTTACCGCGGCGGCGGACTTGGCTTCCCCTTCCTCATCCCCATCTTCGGCTTCGGCGGTGGTGGACTGTTTGGTCTACTGATCCTGATGGCGGTTGCAGGTGTGCTGGTGAACGCCCTTCGTGGCGTTGGCAATGCCCCCTCAATCGGTGGTGCTGCTGCGGCTCCGGCCATGCCGCGCAACGTGAACATGATTCAGGTGCAGGTGGGCCTGCTGGCCAGTGCCAAATCCCTGCAGGATGATTTGCGCTCCTTGGCCGCCTCCTCAGACACCAGCAGTTCCGCCGGTCTGCAGAGGCTGCTACAGGAAACAACCCTGGCCCTGCTGCGCCAACCGGACCTCTGGGTTTACGCCAATGCCGAGAGCGGCAGCGTTCCCTTCAGCTCGGCTGAATCAACGTTCAATCGCCTCTCGATGAACGAGCGCAGCAAGCTGGACGCTGAGCTCACCAGCAACGTCGGCGGACAGCGGACGACGGACTCGAGTAACAGCACTGGAGACGCTGATGCCACCAACGAATTCATCGTTGTGACCTTGCTGGTGGCCTCCACGGCATCGGCCAAGCTCTCCGGGTCCGACACCGGTGAAGATCTGCGCCAGACCCTGCGCATTCTTGGTTCCACAGCCTCAAGTGAACTCATGGCCCTGGAAGTGATCTGGCAACCGGAAGGCCGTGGAGATGTGCTGAGCGCTAACGACCTGGTGACGGCTTACCCCAACCTCCAGCACCTCTGA
- the thiS gene encoding sulfur carrier protein ThiS: MPLTLMVNGETRVLDPAPEPASLAAVVALLANNPQLVVAEHNGVIAARSRWDSIVVKDDDTLEIVTIVGGGS; the protein is encoded by the coding sequence ATGCCTCTCACCCTGATGGTCAACGGTGAAACCCGAGTGCTGGATCCAGCACCGGAGCCCGCCAGCCTGGCGGCCGTTGTTGCCTTGTTAGCCAACAACCCCCAGCTGGTGGTCGCCGAGCACAACGGCGTGATCGCAGCCCGCAGCCGCTGGGACAGCATCGTGGTGAAGGATGACGACACCCTTGAGATCGTCACCATCGTTGGTGGTGGTTCCTAG
- a CDS encoding thiamine phosphate synthase, which translates to MNPTPSETFLDPRVARLIDANLDRAREGLRVVEDWCRFGLEQQDLVVRLKDWRQRLGRLHHDSYKQARSTSTDTGAGLEHPAQLDRHSPDHVVAANCARVQEALRVLEEYGRTIDPALAAEAAAIRYGLYDLEVTCLNATLGARRRNKLKDARLCLITTPCDDLTDRVEAALRNGVGMVQYRCKAGNDRERLQEAQQLRKLCNNFGALLLINDRVDLALAVDADGVHLGQEDMPSEVARDLLGVDRLLGRSTHSIDQVHQAQQEPIDYIGFGPIHSTAVKPERNPVGVELLAKAMAISQRPVFAIGGITPANLPALLMAGGQRAAVIGAIMQANDSGQATRHLLQQLDQAPI; encoded by the coding sequence ATGAATCCAACCCCAAGCGAGACATTCCTGGATCCACGGGTGGCACGCCTGATCGACGCCAACCTCGACCGTGCCCGGGAAGGCCTGAGGGTGGTCGAAGACTGGTGCCGCTTCGGGCTGGAGCAACAGGATTTGGTGGTGCGCCTCAAGGACTGGCGGCAACGGCTGGGGCGACTGCATCACGACAGCTACAAGCAGGCTCGCTCCACGAGCACCGACACCGGCGCCGGACTGGAGCATCCGGCCCAACTCGATCGCCACAGCCCCGACCACGTGGTGGCGGCCAACTGCGCCCGGGTGCAGGAGGCGCTGCGAGTGCTTGAGGAATACGGCCGCACAATCGATCCTGCGCTGGCCGCTGAAGCCGCAGCAATCCGCTACGGGCTTTACGACCTGGAGGTGACCTGCCTCAACGCAACCCTGGGAGCAAGGCGACGCAACAAGCTCAAGGACGCTCGCCTTTGCCTGATCACGACCCCCTGCGATGACCTGACCGATCGGGTGGAGGCCGCCCTAAGGAATGGCGTAGGGATGGTGCAGTACCGCTGCAAAGCGGGGAACGACCGCGAACGCCTCCAGGAGGCTCAGCAGCTCAGGAAGCTCTGCAACAACTTCGGGGCGCTGTTGTTGATCAATGACCGTGTCGACCTGGCCCTGGCGGTGGATGCGGATGGGGTGCACCTCGGCCAGGAGGACATGCCCAGCGAGGTGGCCCGCGATCTGTTGGGCGTTGATCGGCTCCTGGGCCGCAGCACCCACAGCATCGATCAGGTTCATCAGGCTCAGCAGGAGCCGATCGACTACATCGGCTTCGGCCCGATCCATTCCACAGCCGTTAAACCCGAACGGAACCCTGTGGGTGTTGAGCTCTTGGCCAAGGCCATGGCGATCAGCCAACGCCCCGTCTTCGCCATCGGTGGAATCACTCCGGCCAACCTGCCGGCACTGCTCATGGCCGGGGGCCAGCGCGCGGCGGTGATCGGCGCGATCATGCAGGCCAATGACAGCGGGCAGGCCACTCGGCACCTGCTCCAGCAGCTGGACCAAGCCCCGATCTGA
- a CDS encoding bifunctional riboflavin kinase/FAD synthetase gives MIPLCSPEEARRPTALALGSFDGLHAGHRRVISEAIQNRPEEAVASVVSFWPHPREVLFGEARLRLDLPSEKLALLEPLGIQQLVLVPFTRELAQLSAEDFVTNVLLNTLQARRIAVGTNFRFGHQRRGDAEMLERLAARSGVEVKVVPIVEDREGRMSSSRIRAALEQADLTTAKALLGRAYRFQGRVVRGRGLGRELGWPTANLQVDGRKALPGLGVYAAWAQLDGDGDRLPAVMNLGPQPTIDPTSPSAVEVHLLDQSLELEGRQLGVEPVQRLRGQSKFSGLEELSSQIGRDAAQAREILQTGSQATVG, from the coding sequence TTGATCCCGCTCTGCTCTCCAGAGGAAGCCCGTCGGCCCACTGCCCTGGCGCTGGGGAGTTTCGATGGCCTGCATGCCGGCCATCGCCGCGTGATCTCTGAGGCCATTCAGAACCGCCCCGAGGAGGCCGTTGCCTCGGTGGTGAGCTTCTGGCCCCATCCCCGTGAGGTGTTGTTCGGGGAGGCACGTCTGAGGTTGGATCTACCCAGCGAAAAACTCGCTCTGCTGGAACCGCTGGGGATCCAACAGCTCGTGCTGGTGCCCTTCACCCGCGAGCTCGCTCAGCTGAGTGCCGAAGACTTCGTCACCAACGTGCTGCTGAACACTCTTCAAGCACGGCGCATTGCCGTTGGCACCAACTTCCGCTTCGGTCATCAGCGGCGCGGTGACGCCGAGATGCTGGAGCGGCTGGCGGCTCGCAGCGGCGTTGAGGTGAAGGTGGTGCCCATCGTTGAGGACAGGGAGGGCCGGATGAGCAGCAGCCGCATCCGCGCAGCCCTCGAGCAGGCCGACCTCACCACCGCCAAAGCCTTGCTGGGCCGGGCCTACCGCTTTCAGGGACGGGTGGTTCGAGGCCGAGGCCTGGGGCGTGAACTGGGCTGGCCTACCGCCAATCTCCAAGTGGATGGGCGCAAGGCCTTGCCAGGCCTTGGCGTCTACGCCGCCTGGGCCCAACTGGATGGGGATGGCGATCGGCTGCCGGCCGTGATGAACCTCGGGCCCCAACCCACAATCGATCCCACATCTCCCTCAGCCGTGGAGGTGCACTTGCTGGATCAGAGCCTAGAGCTGGAGGGCCGGCAACTGGGCGTCGAGCCGGTGCAGCGCTTGCGCGGCCAGAGCAAATTCAGTGGCCTCGAGGAGCTCAGCAGCCAGATCGGCCGAGACGCAGCCCAGGCCCGCGAGATTCTTCAGACCGGCTCTCAGGCCACGGTCGGATAG
- a CDS encoding DUF3611 family protein, translated as MPDRLDFKKLSFGVRRMGWIRFWIQVVLGIVVVGVLLFNNIGGSLARNSERAVGLGPGLSLTSLAFLVLLFSLWQGWLIVRTGRAIDSAARPSRGEVARLIKRGLLADLLGLTFATIGYQALAGSLFVQASMQTPGIAIGGRGMADNLAITSLEMLSVLSNTQVLFAHLIGVLFSLWLLQRVYRTS; from the coding sequence ATGCCAGACCGCCTCGATTTCAAGAAGTTGTCGTTCGGCGTGCGTCGGATGGGATGGATCCGGTTCTGGATCCAAGTGGTCCTCGGCATCGTTGTGGTGGGTGTGCTGCTGTTCAACAACATCGGCGGAAGCCTGGCCCGTAATTCCGAACGTGCTGTGGGCTTGGGGCCTGGCCTTTCGCTCACGTCCCTGGCCTTTCTCGTGTTGCTGTTCAGCCTCTGGCAGGGCTGGCTGATCGTGCGGACCGGTCGGGCCATCGACAGTGCAGCCCGTCCCAGTCGGGGTGAGGTTGCGCGGCTGATCAAACGGGGGCTGTTGGCGGATCTTCTGGGTCTCACCTTCGCCACCATTGGTTACCAAGCCCTTGCCGGCAGCCTGTTCGTGCAGGCCTCTATGCAGACTCCCGGCATTGCCATCGGCGGCCGCGGCATGGCCGACAACCTGGCGATCACGTCCCTGGAAATGCTTTCAGTGCTCAGCAACACTCAGGTGCTGTTCGCCCACCTGATCGGGGTGTTGTTCTCCCTTTGGTTGCTGCAGCGGGTTTACCGCACCAGTTGA
- the surE gene encoding 5'/3'-nucleotidase SurE, with product MAPLRILISNDDGVFADGIRTLAAAAAARGHQVTVVCPDQERSATGHGLTLQTPIRAERADELFAPGVTAWACSGTPADCMKLALFELVKEKPDLVLSGINHGPNLGTDVFCSGTVAAAMEGTLEGIRSLAVSSACFQWRQFQAAADLALEVSEQAIADQWPDNLLLNLNIPPCDREEMGALRWTRLSIRLYDEQFSRREDPRGRAYYWLAGEAVQDLESAGEGPRDWPSDVAQIHANSPSLTPIQPDLFWRGPLSGLPQLKLKDQLVR from the coding sequence ATGGCCCCGCTGCGGATACTGATCAGCAATGACGACGGGGTCTTCGCCGACGGCATCCGAACCCTGGCCGCCGCAGCGGCAGCCCGCGGCCATCAGGTGACGGTGGTCTGCCCGGATCAAGAACGGTCTGCCACAGGCCATGGCCTCACCCTGCAGACCCCCATCCGCGCCGAACGGGCCGATGAACTGTTCGCCCCAGGGGTCACCGCCTGGGCCTGCAGTGGCACCCCAGCCGACTGCATGAAGCTGGCCCTGTTCGAACTGGTGAAGGAGAAGCCAGACCTGGTGCTCTCCGGCATCAATCACGGACCCAACCTGGGAACCGACGTGTTCTGCTCCGGCACCGTTGCCGCAGCGATGGAAGGCACCCTTGAGGGCATTCGTTCCTTAGCGGTGAGCAGCGCCTGCTTCCAGTGGCGTCAGTTCCAGGCGGCCGCCGATCTTGCCCTGGAGGTGAGTGAACAGGCCATCGCCGACCAGTGGCCCGACAACCTGCTGCTCAACCTCAACATCCCCCCCTGTGACCGGGAGGAGATGGGAGCACTGCGCTGGACCCGTCTCTCGATCCGGCTCTACGACGAGCAATTCAGCCGCCGGGAAGATCCCCGTGGCCGCGCCTACTACTGGCTGGCCGGAGAAGCCGTGCAGGATCTGGAATCAGCTGGAGAAGGCCCCCGTGATTGGCCCAGTGATGTGGCCCAAATTCACGCCAATTCACCCTCACTCACGCCGATCCAGCCCGACCTGTTCTGGCGGGGGCCCCTCAGCGGACTGCCGCAACTCAAGCTCAAGGATCAACTGGTGCGGTAA
- the pheS gene encoding phenylalanine--tRNA ligase subunit alpha → MSAPVTLQQLTDQLDALEQQAAAEIAEAADAAALEQLRVGLLGKKGRISGVLGAMGKLPGEERPLVGQRANVLKTQVQSLLGERLQAVKQAAMAERIARESLDVTAPASGVPMGHRHPLITTTEEIVDLFLGLGYSVAEGPEVERDHYNFTALNIPEDHPARDMQDTFYLGGDLLMRTHTSPVQIRHLEENPPPVRIVAPGRVYRRDAVDATHSPVFHQVEVLAIDEGLDFSHLRGTVMAFLKAFFGDLPVRFRASYFPFTEPSAEVDVQWRGRWLEVMGCGMVDPAVLEGLGLDPERYSGFAAGLGVERFCMVRHGIDDIRRLYTSDLRFLEQF, encoded by the coding sequence GTGAGCGCACCGGTCACCCTGCAGCAGCTCACCGATCAACTCGATGCCCTCGAGCAGCAGGCCGCGGCGGAGATCGCCGAGGCGGCCGATGCCGCTGCGCTGGAGCAACTGCGGGTTGGGCTGCTGGGCAAGAAGGGCCGCATCTCCGGTGTGCTCGGGGCGATGGGCAAGTTGCCCGGAGAGGAGCGTCCCCTCGTGGGTCAGCGCGCCAACGTGCTGAAAACGCAGGTGCAGTCGCTATTGGGAGAGCGGTTGCAGGCCGTGAAGCAGGCGGCCATGGCGGAGCGAATTGCCAGGGAAAGCCTCGATGTCACCGCTCCGGCTTCCGGGGTGCCGATGGGGCATCGCCATCCCCTGATCACCACCACCGAAGAGATCGTTGATCTGTTCCTGGGCCTCGGTTACAGCGTTGCCGAAGGGCCTGAGGTGGAGCGGGACCATTACAACTTCACCGCTCTGAACATCCCCGAGGACCATCCGGCCCGGGACATGCAGGACACCTTCTATCTCGGGGGTGACCTGCTGATGCGGACCCACACCTCCCCGGTGCAGATTCGCCACCTCGAAGAGAACCCGCCTCCGGTGCGGATCGTGGCTCCCGGTCGGGTTTATCGCCGCGATGCCGTTGATGCCACCCACTCGCCGGTGTTTCACCAGGTGGAGGTGCTGGCCATTGATGAGGGGCTTGATTTCAGCCACCTGCGCGGCACGGTGATGGCCTTCCTCAAGGCCTTCTTCGGTGACCTGCCGGTGCGCTTCCGGGCCAGTTATTTCCCCTTCACCGAGCCCTCCGCCGAGGTGGATGTGCAGTGGCGCGGCCGCTGGCTTGAGGTGATGGGCTGCGGCATGGTGGATCCTGCCGTGCTGGAAGGGCTTGGCCTCGATCCGGAGCGTTACAGCGGTTTCGCCGCGGGCCTGGGGGTGGAGCGCTTCTGCATGGTGCGCCATGGCATTGACGACATCCGCCGGCTGTACACCAGCGATCTGCGCTTCCTTGAGCAGTTCTGA